CATCTTCCGCGAGCGCGGGATAACCAATGTCGATCAGCTCGTGTGCCTGCTCACCATGCCCGGCGAAACGCAGCTGGTGCAGGATGTGGTCGAGGCGTTGCTCAACAACGAGACCTATTTCTTCCGCGACAAGCCGACCTTCGATCAACTGCCCGCTGAAATCTTCCCGATCCTGGCCGAGCGACGTTCGGCCAAGCGGCGGCTGCAGATCTGGTGTGCCGGATGTTCGACCGGGCAAGAAGCCCATTCGCTGGCAATCCAGTTCGCCGAGCAGGCGGCCCAATGGGAAGGCTGGTCGATCGACATTCTCGGCACCGATATTTCGCAGAAGGCCATCAGCGTCGCGCGCAGTGGGCACTACAGCCAGTTCGAGGTCCAGCGCGGGCTCAGTGTGTCGCAGATGCTGAACTATTTCGATGAGACCGCCTCCGGATGGCAGATGCATTCGTCGACCCGATCGATCGTGCGGTTCCAGCAGCACAACATCCTCGATCCGGCGCCCTGTCGCCAGCCGTTCGACCTGATCCTGTGTCGCAATGTCCTGCTGTATTTCGACGGTCCGACCCGTACCCAGGCATTCGACCGACTGCACCAGGCCTTGGCCCCGGACGGCTTCCTGATGCTGGGCGCCGGCGAAACCGTGGTCGGGCAGACCCAAATGTTCGAATCCGCGGCCCGCAGGCCAAGTATCTACGAGCCGGTTTCGGCGATGCGCAGCGTCCAGCAGGCGCTGGCCGGGTAGCGCCGGGAAGGGCGGCAGAGCGGCGCGGAT
This region of Altererythrobacter sp. CAU 1644 genomic DNA includes:
- a CDS encoding CheR family methyltransferase gives rise to the protein MEISEASYQIIAELLAARTGQQLTEGRRWRIGTSLSSIFRERGITNVDQLVCLLTMPGETQLVQDVVEALLNNETYFFRDKPTFDQLPAEIFPILAERRSAKRRLQIWCAGCSTGQEAHSLAIQFAEQAAQWEGWSIDILGTDISQKAISVARSGHYSQFEVQRGLSVSQMLNYFDETASGWQMHSSTRSIVRFQQHNILDPAPCRQPFDLILCRNVLLYFDGPTRTQAFDRLHQALAPDGFLMLGAGETVVGQTQMFESAARRPSIYEPVSAMRSVQQALAG